A single region of the Thermoanaerobacterium aotearoense genome encodes:
- the lexA gene encoding transcriptional repressor LexA, producing the protein MKDASKISIKQQEIIDFIKSEIKRKGYPPSVREIGKAVGLRSTSTVHGHLSRLEKKGYIRRDPTKPRAIEVLSNDEKYISDVVKLPVIGKVTAGTPILAIQNIEEYYSVPRDLITGYESESFILKVRGESMINAGILDGDYIIIRKQSYADNGDIVVALIEDEATVKRFYKENNHIRLQPENPSMNPIIVDDVMILGKVVGVIRKLK; encoded by the coding sequence GTGAAAGATGCATCTAAAATAAGCATTAAACAGCAAGAGATAATTGATTTCATAAAGAGTGAGATTAAACGCAAAGGATACCCACCATCAGTTAGAGAAATTGGGAAAGCTGTGGGTTTGCGTTCTACATCAACAGTCCATGGTCACTTGTCACGCCTTGAGAAAAAAGGTTATATAAGAAGAGATCCAACAAAACCAAGAGCTATTGAGGTTTTAAGCAATGATGAAAAGTATATAAGCGACGTTGTAAAGCTACCTGTCATTGGTAAGGTCACTGCTGGAACTCCCATATTAGCTATTCAAAATATTGAGGAGTATTATTCTGTGCCGAGAGATCTTATTACAGGTTATGAAAGCGAAAGTTTTATTTTAAAAGTTCGCGGAGAAAGTATGATAAATGCAGGCATATTAGACGGTGATTACATCATAATTAGAAAGCAGTCATATGCAGACAACGGCGATATTGTAGTAGCTTTGATCGAAGATGAGGCAACTGTGAAAAGATTTTATAAGGAAAACAATCATATAAGGCTGCAGCCTGAAAATCCTTCAATGAACCCTATAATTGTAGACGATGTGATGATTTTAGGAAAAGTGGTTGGAGTAATAAGAAAGCTCAAATGA
- a CDS encoding tyrosine recombinase XerC: protein MFISTKDNLELPPILEEFLNYFSTIKARSPNTVKAYLYDLILFFRFIKVRKNLCSDSDFDNIDISDVDISLIESIDLNDLYAFLSFVTHERSNTPPARARKVASLRSFYNYLYAKRKVITKNPALELESPKLGIRQPVYLTLDESVKLLNSIDGEFKERDYAIITLFLNCGLRLSELANINISDIKDDKLTVIGKGNKQRTVYLNDACINAINDYLKVRPHDGVKDKKALFLSKRLQRISIKTIQYIVKKHLKDANLDGKKYSTHKLRHTAATLMYRYGKVDIRTLQRLLGHSNVSTTQIYTHVDDSQLRDAVSKNPLSELNIDNKN, encoded by the coding sequence ATGTTTATCTCAACTAAAGATAATTTAGAATTACCTCCTATTCTCGAAGAATTTTTAAACTATTTCTCTACTATAAAAGCTAGATCACCTAATACTGTTAAAGCTTATTTATACGATTTAATTTTGTTTTTCAGATTTATAAAGGTTAGAAAAAATCTCTGCTCTGATTCGGATTTTGACAACATCGATATTAGTGATGTTGATATCTCTCTCATTGAGTCGATCGATTTAAATGACCTGTATGCCTTTTTATCCTTTGTCACACATGAGAGATCTAATACTCCTCCAGCCCGTGCTCGCAAAGTTGCAAGTCTAAGGTCTTTTTATAATTATCTGTACGCAAAAAGAAAAGTAATAACAAAAAATCCTGCTTTGGAATTAGAATCACCTAAGCTGGGCATTAGACAACCTGTATATTTAACATTAGATGAAAGCGTAAAATTATTAAACTCTATTGATGGAGAATTTAAAGAAAGGGATTATGCTATAATAACCTTATTCTTAAATTGTGGGCTTAGACTTTCAGAATTAGCAAATATAAACATTAGCGATATTAAAGATGATAAACTTACAGTTATCGGTAAAGGAAATAAACAGCGGACTGTTTACCTTAATGATGCGTGTATAAATGCCATAAACGATTATTTAAAAGTTAGACCGCATGACGGCGTTAAGGACAAAAAGGCATTGTTTTTAAGCAAAAGATTGCAAAGGATAAGCATTAAGACTATACAATACATTGTCAAAAAACACTTAAAAGACGCTAATCTCGATGGTAAAAAGTATTCTACTCATAAACTTAGACATACAGCAGCGACACTTATGTACAGGTATGGAAAAGTTGATATTAGGACATTGCAAAGGTTATTAGGACATTCCAATGTATCAACAACGCAGATATATACGCATGTTGACGATAGTCAACTGAGAGATGCTGTAAGCAAGAATCCCCTCTCTGAATTGAATATTGACAACAAGAACTAA
- the spoVK gene encoding stage V sporulation protein K has protein sequence MSIWSVNFENYKIDKKAKSDDNKNIERDKSLEIEALKELNSLIGLNKVKQIINELYALEQVQIKRKNAGLVTDPIVLHMVFKGNPGTGKTTVARILGKLLKGIGVLNKGHVVEVERADLVGEYIGHTAHRVQENVKKALGGILFVDEAYSLARGGEKDFGKEAIDTLVKAMEDYKDQFVLILAGYRDEMEYFLNTNPGLRSRFPIQIDFPDYTIDELLRIAELMTKNRQYVLTDSAKRKIMKVLINDNTTREIGNARLVRNIIERAIRKQAVRIINKKTITKDDLMIIDSIDIRED, from the coding sequence ATGAGTATATGGTCTGTAAACTTTGAAAATTATAAGATTGACAAAAAAGCAAAATCTGATGACAATAAAAATATAGAAAGAGATAAAAGCCTTGAGATAGAAGCATTAAAAGAATTAAACTCTTTAATCGGCCTTAACAAAGTAAAACAAATAATAAATGAATTATATGCTTTAGAGCAGGTTCAAATTAAGAGAAAAAATGCAGGATTAGTGACGGATCCAATAGTTTTACATATGGTGTTTAAGGGAAATCCTGGCACTGGGAAGACAACCGTTGCAAGAATATTGGGTAAACTTCTGAAAGGCATTGGAGTCCTTAACAAAGGGCACGTGGTAGAAGTAGAAAGAGCCGATTTAGTTGGCGAATACATAGGGCATACGGCTCATAGGGTACAAGAAAATGTAAAAAAAGCATTAGGTGGAATATTATTTGTCGATGAAGCTTATTCATTGGCCAGAGGTGGAGAAAAGGACTTTGGCAAAGAAGCGATTGATACTTTAGTCAAAGCAATGGAAGATTACAAAGATCAGTTTGTCTTGATTTTGGCGGGTTATAGAGATGAAATGGAATATTTTCTAAACACCAACCCAGGTTTAAGATCTAGATTTCCTATACAAATTGATTTTCCTGACTACACTATAGATGAGTTGTTGCGGATTGCAGAATTAATGACGAAGAATAGGCAATATGTACTAACAGACAGCGCAAAAAGAAAAATAATGAAAGTTTTAATTAATGACAATACTACAAGAGAAATAGGAAATGCGAGATTGGTTAGAAACATAATTGAAAGAGCTATAAGAAAACAAGCTGTGAGGATAATAAATAAAAAAACAATAACAAAAGATGATTTGATGATAATTGATTCTATTGATATTAGAGAGGATTGA
- a CDS encoding aminotransferase class I/II-fold pyridoxal phosphate-dependent enzyme, translated as MSGNILEEKFNISKDVIFLLEKAENDVKDEFKKVDKIVEKNQYKVLYAMQKNHLSDIHFNGTTGYGYGDIGRDTIEKIYSDIFNAQDALVRPQIVSGTHAISLCLYGVLRPNDELISACGTPYDTLIDIIGKGSNSNNGSLTDLGIIYKEVPLLKNGKIDVEKLIGEVTSKTKMVMIQRSKGYDFRYSLSINDIEFVIKKLKDKKRDIIVFVDNCYGEFTEDLEPTDVGADLIAGSLIKNPGGGLSPTGGYVAGKKELVEKAAYRLFAPGIGKKVGPTLNTNRLTLEGLFFSPLVVGNALKGAIILAKIMEMLGYEVLPKFNELRTDIVQAIRFKTKEELITFIQSIQKGSPVDSHVVPEPWDMPGYDDQVIMAAGGFIQGSSIELSADAPIRKPYTAYVQGGLSYYQVKLSLMIAINNMIEKGFIKI; from the coding sequence ATGTCGGGAAACATACTTGAAGAAAAGTTTAACATCTCTAAAGATGTTATTTTTTTGCTTGAAAAAGCAGAAAATGACGTCAAAGATGAGTTTAAAAAAGTTGATAAGATCGTAGAAAAAAATCAATACAAAGTATTGTATGCAATGCAAAAGAATCATTTAAGCGATATACATTTTAATGGAACAACCGGATATGGTTATGGCGACATAGGAAGAGATACAATAGAAAAAATATATTCTGACATATTTAACGCACAAGACGCTTTAGTAAGGCCTCAAATAGTTTCTGGAACACATGCCATATCTCTATGTCTTTATGGTGTATTAAGACCAAATGATGAGCTAATATCGGCTTGTGGAACACCATATGATACTCTTATTGATATAATAGGGAAGGGAAGCAATAGCAACAATGGTTCTCTCACAGATTTAGGAATTATATACAAAGAAGTCCCTCTTTTAAAAAACGGAAAAATCGACGTTGAAAAACTTATAGGCGAAGTTACAAGTAAAACCAAAATGGTTATGATACAAAGATCAAAAGGATATGACTTTAGGTATTCGCTTTCTATTAACGATATTGAATTTGTGATTAAAAAATTGAAAGACAAAAAGAGAGATATAATTGTATTTGTAGATAATTGTTATGGAGAATTTACAGAGGATTTGGAACCAACAGATGTTGGAGCAGATCTGATTGCAGGCTCTCTGATAAAAAATCCTGGAGGTGGGCTATCTCCTACAGGTGGTTATGTTGCAGGAAAGAAAGAGCTTGTTGAAAAAGCGGCATACAGATTATTTGCACCTGGAATAGGGAAGAAGGTGGGGCCTACACTGAATACAAATCGTTTAACGTTAGAAGGATTATTTTTTTCACCTTTGGTTGTTGGCAATGCACTAAAAGGAGCTATAATTTTGGCTAAAATAATGGAAATGTTGGGCTACGAAGTTTTGCCAAAATTCAATGAATTAAGAACAGATATTGTGCAGGCAATTAGATTTAAAACAAAAGAAGAGTTGATCACTTTCATTCAGAGCATTCAGAAAGGTTCTCCTGTCGATTCACATGTGGTTCCTGAACCATGGGATATGCCAGGATACGATGATCAAGTCATTATGGCTGCAGGTGGGTTTATTCAAGGTTCATCTATTGAATTAAGTGCTGATGCTCCTATTAGGAAACCATATACAGCTTATGTACAGGGTGGTTTATCGTATTACCAAGTAAAGCTTAGCCTTATGATTGCTATAAACAATATGATAGAGAAAGGATTCATCAAAATCTAA